A region from the Palaemon carinicauda isolate YSFRI2023 chromosome 9, ASM3689809v2, whole genome shotgun sequence genome encodes:
- the LOC137646859 gene encoding acyl-coenzyme A thioesterase 1-like → MIRSLVINKSVLISNILPASKMSPLQTAKNCRVNQNGRRRFVTSHRSNQGRQHGEVWVQASPRVCLQDVHTELKAGGLKPHSPVTLRADLLDEHGKHFCSHAHYVSDANGQVDVTLQKSEGGSYTGIFPAGLLTTLKPAPNELPFLRLTKRNPETPWKINISLTDGHNTLQEESDALSTVCLERHFITPEVQRIPIRKGRVRGTLFLPGGEGPYPGVLDMFGSAGGLMEFRSALLASRGIASLALAYFGMDDLPKGTGLFDLEYFEEAINVLLSQESVIKDRCGIVSVSKSTDISLALATCLSQVKAVVCISGTPIPLDSTITYRGKTLVEGVKVGVEHMRIDEEGRIYPKRELYQEDQGGPFHPQFIPIEKADDGTFFLAVAGDDDAWATDLTTLWLKQRMDAFCKTNYEVVIYPGAGHLIEPPYGPLIYHSYLRYLPVADEAGAEKMVGQRILWGGNAKDMCDAQEDLWLRMRKFITKHVRDESPWYQKQVQLNSKL, encoded by the exons ATGATAAGGAGTCTAGTGATAAACAAAAGTGTTCTGATCAGTAATATTTTGCCTGCAAGTAAAATGAGTCCACTACAAACCGCTAAGAATTGCCGAGTGAACCAGAATGGTAGAAGAAGATTCGTAACGTCGCATCGCTCAAACCAGGGGAGGCAGCATGGGGAGGTCTGGGTGCAGGCCAGCCCCAGGGTCTGCTTACAAGACGTCCACACAGAGTTGAAAGCCGGTGGACTAAAGCCTCATTCGCCAGTCACTTTACGCGCTGACCTCTTGGATGAACATGGGAAACAC TTCTGCTCTCACGCACACTACGTCTCGGATGCAAATGGACAAGTTGATGTTACTCTACAAAAGTCAGAGGGAGGCTCATACACTGGAATCTTCCCTGCCGGGCTTCTGACAACTTTGAAACCAGCACCAAATGAATTACCTTTCCTCAGACTGACTAAGAGGAACCCAGAAACACCTTGGAAG ATAAACATCAGCCTCACAGATGGTCACAACACATTGCAAGAAGAATCAGATGCTCTTTCAACGGTGTGCCTAGAAAGACATTTCATTACGCCAGAGGTACAAAGAATACCTATAAGGAAGGGAAGAGTTCGAGGTACTTTGTTTCTCCCAGGAGGAGAAGGACCTTATCCTGGAGTCCTGGATATGTTTGGATCTGCAGGAGGACTCATGGAATTCAGATCTG CGCTACTAGCATCAAGAGGAATTGCCTCACTGGCTTTGGCATATTTTGGAATGGACGATCTTCCAAAGGGTACAGGGCTTTTTGATCTAGAATATTTTGAGGAAGCAATCAATGTACTTTTATCTCAAGAGAGTGTCATTAAGGACAGATGTGGCATTGTATCCGTTAGTAAATCAACAGACATTTCACTTGCTTTAGCTACATGCTTGTCTCAAGTGAAAGCAGTGGTATGCATCAGTGGAACTCCCATACCACTGGATTCTACAATAACTTACCGAGGGAAGACTTTAGTGGAAGGGGTGAAAGTGGGTGTTGAACACATGAGGATTGATGAAGAGGGAAGAATCTACCCAAAAAGAGAGCTCTATCAGGAGGATCAAGGTGGTCCCTTCCACCCGCAATTCATCCCAATTGAAAAAGCTGACGACGGAACATTTTTCCTGGCAGTTGCTGGTGACGATGATGCCTGGGCCACAGACCTAACAACACTGTGGCTCAAGCAACGAATGGATGCTTTCTGCAAAACCAATTATGAAGTGGTCATTTATCCAGGTGCTGGGCACTTGATTGAGCCTCCATATGGACCTCTAATATACCATTCTTACCTCCGATACCTGCCAGTGGCTGATGAGGCGGGTGCGGAAAAGATGGTTGGACAACGCATCCTTTGGGGAGGTAATGCAAAGGATATGTGCGATGCACAAGAGGACTTATGGCTTCGTATGAGGAAGTTCATCACAAAGCATGTCCGGGATGAGAGCCCTTGGTACCAGAAGCAAGTCCAGCTAAACAGTAAACTGTAA
- the LOC137646857 gene encoding pro-resilin-like produces the protein MTSRPAKANTVYILRRRLKSSAPAVPPNNWSKMSNSLLISLCLLAATTVLAYPQNGWQNGKQQGQGYTNGANGGNGANGANGGKQLQAAGEETQPAMMPMNYDFQWEVNDEESSNFYGHKEQADNGRVDGSYHVWLPNGRLMKVEYYVEGNSGFVPKITYEDAYTPTWGTPYFGARRR, from the exons ATGACGTCACGTCCAGCCAAGGCGAACACAGTATATATACTCCGTCGGCGGCTAAAGTCGTCAGCTCCAGCTGTGCCACCGAACAACTGGTCGAAG ATGTCCAACTCCTTGTTGATCTCCCTCTGCCTCCTGGCAGCCACCACGGTTCTGGCCTACCCACAGAACGGATGGCAGAATGGAAAGCAACAAGGCCAAGGATACACCAATGGTGCCAATGGTGGCAATGGTGCGAATGGGGCCAATGGTGGAAAGCAGTTACAAGCAGCAGGGGAAGAAACCCAGCCAGCAATGATGCCCATGAAT TACGATTTCCAGTGGGAAGTGAACGACGAGGAATCCAGCAACTTCTACGGACACAAAGAACAGGCCGACAATGGACGTGTTGATGGCTCTTACCACGTGTGGCTTCCCAACGGACGCCTCATGAAGGTTGAATATTATGTCGAGGGAAACTCAGGTTTTGTCCCCAAAATCACATATGAAGATGCTTACACACCAACCTGGGGAACACCCTACTTCGGAGCAAGGAGGAGATAA